ACCGTATGGTGCCGCTCGTCGAACCAGCGCGTTTCGAGCACGCCAAGCCCGAGATGCCGCGACGACGACGCCATGCCTGTTTCGTTCTCCTGAGGGGCGGGGATACTGGCACGGAAAGATGGCCGCGCGAGGCCGAAACAGGCCCCGCGACAATCGCTCCGGTCAGTCAGGTATTATTATTGTTTATCAGATGGTTAGGCGTGATTCAAGGCGTGAAAAACGGCCCGATTGTTGGGGCCCGCATGGCTCACCTCCTCTCACTCGTCACCCCGACGAAAGCCGGGGGCCGGTCATGGACTCCGGCGCTCCTCGACGGGATGCCGGCTTTCGCCGGGACGACGATGGAGAGGAAGGCTGGCCTACTCCGACTTCGACCCCCGGCCGATCGCCGCCACGCCCGTGCGGCACAATTCGACCAGCCCGAGCGGCGCCATGATCGCGATGAATTCGTCGACCTTGGGCGAGCTGCCCGTGACCTGGAAGACGAAGTGGCTGGCCGTGGCATGCACCACCGAGGCCTCGTAGGCCTGCGCCAACTGGATCGCCTCGACCCGCGCCGCCCCAGATCCCGCCACCTTGACCAGCGCCAGCTCGCGCTCCAGCGGCCGGCCGTCGGCCGTGAGGTCGGTGACCGAGTGCACCGGCACCAGCCGCTCGAGCTGATGCTTGATCTGCGTCAGCACCATCGGCGTGCCGGTGGTGACGATGGTGATGCGCGAGATGCGCTCGGAGTGCTCGGTCTCCGACACCGTGAGGCTTTCGATGTTGTAGCCGCGGCCGGAGAACAGGCCGATGACCCGCGCCAGCACGCCCGGCTCGTTGTCGACGACCACCGAAAGGGTGTGCCGCTCGGTCTTGTCGTGCCGCTCCTCCATGAAATACACGGACAGCGGTTGCGTCGCGGCCGGCTTCGGCGCCGCGGCCTTGGCGGCCGGCTTCTTGGTCACGGTCTTGCTCACACCAGCATCCTTCCGGCTTTCCCGATGGCGTTCTGGATCGCCTCGGCGCTGACTTCGGCGCCGAGCAGCATCTCGTTGTGCGCCTTGCCCGACGGGATCATCGGGAAGCAGTTGGCAAGCGCCGCGACGCGGCAGTCGAACAGCACCGGCTTGTCGACCGAGATCATCTCCTCGATCGCATCGTCGAGCTCGTCCGGCTTCTCCGCCCGGATGCCGACGCCGCCATAGGCCTCCGCGAGCTTCACGAAATCGGGCAGCGACTCCATGTACGAATGCGACAGCCGGTTGCCGTGGAGCAGCTCCTGCCACTGGCGCACCATGCCCATGTACTGATTGTTGAGAATGAAAATCTTGATCGGCAGGTCGTGCTGCACGGCCGTCGACATCTCCTGCATCGTCATCAGCACGGAGGCATCGCCGGCAATATCGATGACCAGCGACTTCGGATGCGCCACCTGCACGCCGACCGCCGACGGCAGGCCGTAGCCCATCGTGCCGAGCCCGCCCGACGTCATCCACCGCTTCGGCTCCTCGAAGTGGAAGAACTGCGCCGCCCACATCTGGTGCTGGCCGACCTCGGTGGTGATGTAGACGTCCTTGCCTCTGGTCAGCGCGTAGAGCCGCTCGATCGCGTACTGCGGCATGATGATGTCGCGGTTCGGCTTGTAGGCGAGGCAGTTGACCGCCCGCCACTTGTCGATCTGCGCCCACCACGCCTTGTGCGCCGCCTTGTCCAGCGTCGGCTTCATCTGCTTCCAGACGGCGAGCATGTCTTCCAGCACGTTGGCGACGTCGCCGATGATCGGGATGTCGACGTGGATGTTCTTGTTGATCGACGACGGGTCGATGTCGATGTGGATCTTCTTCGAGCCCGGCGAGAATGCGT
The sequence above is drawn from the Bauldia sp. genome and encodes:
- the ilvN gene encoding acetolactate synthase small subunit — translated: MEERHDKTERHTLSVVVDNEPGVLARVIGLFSGRGYNIESLTVSETEHSERISRITIVTTGTPMVLTQIKHQLERLVPVHSVTDLTADGRPLERELALVKVAGSGAARVEAIQLAQAYEASVVHATASHFVFQVTGSSPKVDEFIAIMAPLGLVELCRTGVAAIGRGSKSE